In Zingiber officinale cultivar Zhangliang chromosome 3B, Zo_v1.1, whole genome shotgun sequence, a single window of DNA contains:
- the LOC122056394 gene encoding DNA repair protein RAD51 homolog 2-like isoform X3, giving the protein MSNKLISQMGLPSSLANVFSARNILTAKDALSLPEFDLMALLDVDRDQVRTAVARISEIACPPCRTALSLMEDRALTGGYLPTRLLGLDRALRGGIPFGALTELVGPSGIGKTQFCLKLALLAALPSSYGGLNGRVIYMDTESKFHSTRLIEIGRSSFPHIFNSEGMAQEMAGRIIVLRPASLDELTERENERSTTGQKQHSCHLPLSFLKSLAEFSQIPIVVTNQVRSQNNYEVVHYPFQGNMDRTSCMLEKLESHLIASLGIQWAHAVTIRLIFEAHSGQRFIKISKSPTSPAIAFPFLVKSSGIALLSDEGLEVTGSEMSTIRCEGLNVLVEGAEPFPHLGC; this is encoded by the exons ATGTCGAACAAACTCATCAGCCAGATGGGTCTTCCCTCTTCCCTAGCGAACGTCTTCTCGGCTCGAAACATCTTAACCGCCAAG GACGCCCTCTCACTGCCGGAGTTCGACCTGATGGCGCTTCTGGACGTCGATCGCGACCAGGTCAGGACCGCTGTCGCACGCATAAGCGAAATCGCCTGCCCTCCCTGCCGAACG GCGCTATCGCTCATGGAGGACCGCGCGCTGACCGGGGGCTACCTCCCTACGCGTCTTCTTGGCCTCGACCGCGCTCTTCGCGGCGGAATTCCGTTTGGTGCTCTCACGGAGTTGGTCGGTCCATCAGGAATTGGCAAGACCCAG TTTTGCTTAAAGCTGGCTCTGTTGGCAGCCTTGCCATCTAGCTATGGAGGATTAAATGGCCGAGTAATTTATATGGATACTGAATCTAAATTTCATTCTACCAG GTTGATAGAAATTGGTAGAAGTAGTTTTCCTCACATATTTAATTCAGAGGGAATGGCTCAAGAG ATGGCTGGAAGGATCATAGTTTTGCGACCTGCATCATTAGATGAATTGACTGAGAG AGAGAATGAAAGGAGCACAACTGGACAGAAGCAACATTCATGCCATTTGCCACTTTCATTTCTCAA GTCCCTTGCTGAATTTTCACAAATTCCTATTGTGGTGACAAACCAGGTGCGGAGTCAGAATAATTATGAAGTTGTTCACTATCCATTCCAAG GTAATATGGATAGGACAAGCTGCATGCTTGAAAAGCTAGAGTCTCACTTAATTGCTTCTTTAGGGATCCAATGGGCTCATGCTGTAACCATCCGTCTCATATTTGAGGCTCACTCTG GTCAGAGGTTTATTAAGATTTCAAAATCTCCCACATCCCCGGCAATAGCATTTCCGTTCCTTGTGAAGTCCTCTGGAATTGCATTACTAAGTGATGAAGGTCTAGAAGTTACAGGCTCGGAGATGAGCACAATACGATGTGAAG GCCTAAACGTTCTTGTTGAGGGAGCTGAACCATTCCCTCATCTTGGATGCTAA
- the LOC122056394 gene encoding DNA repair protein RAD51 homolog 2-like isoform X2, protein MSNKLISQMGLPSSLANVFSARNILTAKDALSLPEFDLMALLDVDRDQVRTAVARISEIACPPCRTALSLMEDRALTGGYLPTRLLGLDRALRGGIPFGALTELVGPSGIGKTQFCLKLALLAALPSSYGGLNGRVIYMDTESKFHSTRLIEIGRSSFPHIFNSEGMAQEMAGRIIVLRPASLDELTESLQQIQLIILQHDVKLLIVDSMAAILLGENERSTTGQKQHSCHLPLSFLKSLAEFSQIPIVVTNQVRSQNNYEVVHYPFQGIQWAHAVTIRLIFEAHSGQRFIKISKSPTSPAIAFPFLVKSSGIALLSDEGLEVTGSEMSTIRCEGLNVLVEGAEPFPHLGC, encoded by the exons ATGTCGAACAAACTCATCAGCCAGATGGGTCTTCCCTCTTCCCTAGCGAACGTCTTCTCGGCTCGAAACATCTTAACCGCCAAG GACGCCCTCTCACTGCCGGAGTTCGACCTGATGGCGCTTCTGGACGTCGATCGCGACCAGGTCAGGACCGCTGTCGCACGCATAAGCGAAATCGCCTGCCCTCCCTGCCGAACG GCGCTATCGCTCATGGAGGACCGCGCGCTGACCGGGGGCTACCTCCCTACGCGTCTTCTTGGCCTCGACCGCGCTCTTCGCGGCGGAATTCCGTTTGGTGCTCTCACGGAGTTGGTCGGTCCATCAGGAATTGGCAAGACCCAG TTTTGCTTAAAGCTGGCTCTGTTGGCAGCCTTGCCATCTAGCTATGGAGGATTAAATGGCCGAGTAATTTATATGGATACTGAATCTAAATTTCATTCTACCAG GTTGATAGAAATTGGTAGAAGTAGTTTTCCTCACATATTTAATTCAGAGGGAATGGCTCAAGAG ATGGCTGGAAGGATCATAGTTTTGCGACCTGCATCATTAGATGAATTGACTGAGAG TTTGCAACAGATTCAGCTGATTATTCTCCAACATGATGTAAAGTTGTTGATTGTTGATAGCATGGCTGCAATTCTTTTGGG AGAGAATGAAAGGAGCACAACTGGACAGAAGCAACATTCATGCCATTTGCCACTTTCATTTCTCAA GTCCCTTGCTGAATTTTCACAAATTCCTATTGTGGTGACAAACCAGGTGCGGAGTCAGAATAATTATGAAGTTGTTCACTATCCATTCCAAG GGATCCAATGGGCTCATGCTGTAACCATCCGTCTCATATTTGAGGCTCACTCTG GTCAGAGGTTTATTAAGATTTCAAAATCTCCCACATCCCCGGCAATAGCATTTCCGTTCCTTGTGAAGTCCTCTGGAATTGCATTACTAAGTGATGAAGGTCTAGAAGTTACAGGCTCGGAGATGAGCACAATACGATGTGAAG GCCTAAACGTTCTTGTTGAGGGAGCTGAACCATTCCCTCATCTTGGATGCTAA
- the LOC122056394 gene encoding DNA repair protein RAD51 homolog 2-like isoform X1, with amino-acid sequence MSNKLISQMGLPSSLANVFSARNILTAKDALSLPEFDLMALLDVDRDQVRTAVARISEIACPPCRTALSLMEDRALTGGYLPTRLLGLDRALRGGIPFGALTELVGPSGIGKTQFCLKLALLAALPSSYGGLNGRVIYMDTESKFHSTRLIEIGRSSFPHIFNSEGMAQEMAGRIIVLRPASLDELTESLQQIQLIILQHDVKLLIVDSMAAILLGENERSTTGQKQHSCHLPLSFLKSLAEFSQIPIVVTNQVRSQNNYEVVHYPFQGNMDRTSCMLEKLESHLIASLGIQWAHAVTIRLIFEAHSGQRFIKISKSPTSPAIAFPFLVKSSGIALLSDEGLEVTGSEMSTIRCEGLNVLVEGAEPFPHLGC; translated from the exons ATGTCGAACAAACTCATCAGCCAGATGGGTCTTCCCTCTTCCCTAGCGAACGTCTTCTCGGCTCGAAACATCTTAACCGCCAAG GACGCCCTCTCACTGCCGGAGTTCGACCTGATGGCGCTTCTGGACGTCGATCGCGACCAGGTCAGGACCGCTGTCGCACGCATAAGCGAAATCGCCTGCCCTCCCTGCCGAACG GCGCTATCGCTCATGGAGGACCGCGCGCTGACCGGGGGCTACCTCCCTACGCGTCTTCTTGGCCTCGACCGCGCTCTTCGCGGCGGAATTCCGTTTGGTGCTCTCACGGAGTTGGTCGGTCCATCAGGAATTGGCAAGACCCAG TTTTGCTTAAAGCTGGCTCTGTTGGCAGCCTTGCCATCTAGCTATGGAGGATTAAATGGCCGAGTAATTTATATGGATACTGAATCTAAATTTCATTCTACCAG GTTGATAGAAATTGGTAGAAGTAGTTTTCCTCACATATTTAATTCAGAGGGAATGGCTCAAGAG ATGGCTGGAAGGATCATAGTTTTGCGACCTGCATCATTAGATGAATTGACTGAGAG TTTGCAACAGATTCAGCTGATTATTCTCCAACATGATGTAAAGTTGTTGATTGTTGATAGCATGGCTGCAATTCTTTTGGG AGAGAATGAAAGGAGCACAACTGGACAGAAGCAACATTCATGCCATTTGCCACTTTCATTTCTCAA GTCCCTTGCTGAATTTTCACAAATTCCTATTGTGGTGACAAACCAGGTGCGGAGTCAGAATAATTATGAAGTTGTTCACTATCCATTCCAAG GTAATATGGATAGGACAAGCTGCATGCTTGAAAAGCTAGAGTCTCACTTAATTGCTTCTTTAGGGATCCAATGGGCTCATGCTGTAACCATCCGTCTCATATTTGAGGCTCACTCTG GTCAGAGGTTTATTAAGATTTCAAAATCTCCCACATCCCCGGCAATAGCATTTCCGTTCCTTGTGAAGTCCTCTGGAATTGCATTACTAAGTGATGAAGGTCTAGAAGTTACAGGCTCGGAGATGAGCACAATACGATGTGAAG GCCTAAACGTTCTTGTTGAGGGAGCTGAACCATTCCCTCATCTTGGATGCTAA